The following are from one region of the Bos mutus isolate GX-2022 chromosome 18, NWIPB_WYAK_1.1, whole genome shotgun sequence genome:
- the ARHGAP33 gene encoding LOW QUALITY PROTEIN: rho GTPase-activating protein 33 (The sequence of the model RefSeq protein was modified relative to this genomic sequence to represent the inferred CDS: inserted 1 base in 1 codon) gives MVARSTDSLDGPGEGSVQPLPPTGGPSVKGKPGKRLSAPRGPFPRLADCAHFHYENVDFGHIQLLLSPERDGPNVSGENELVFGVQVTCQGRSWPVLRSYDDFRSLDAHLHRCIFDRRFSCLPELPPPPEGARAAQMLVPLLLQYLETLSGLVDSNLNCGPVLTWMELDNHGRRLLLSEEASLNIPAVAAAHVVKRYTAQAPDELSFEVGDIVSVIDMPPTEDRSWWRGKRGFQVGFFPSECVELFTERPGPGLKGDADGPPCGVLASQGASSLTSAVPRPRGKLAGLLRTFMRSRPSRQRLRQRGILRQRVFGCDLGEHLSNSGQDVPQVLRCCSEFIEAHGVVDGIYRLSGVSSNIQRLRHEFDSERIPELSGPAFLQDIHSVSSLCKLYFRELPNPLLTYQLYGKFSEAMSVPGEEERLVRVHDVIQQLPPPHYRTLEYLLRHLARMARHSANTSMHARNLAIVWAPNLLRSMELESVGLGGAAAFREVRVQSVVVEFLLTHVDVLFSDTFTSAGLDPAGRCLLPRPKSLAGSGPSTRLLTLEEAQARTQGRLGTPTEPTTSKAPTSPVERRKGERGEKQRKPGGSSWKTFFALGRGPSIPRKKPLPWLGGTRARPQPSGCRPDTVTLRSAKSEESLSSQASGAGLQRLHRLRRPHSSSDAFPVGPAPAGSCESLSSSESTESSSESSSSSSSESSAAGLGVLSGSPSHRTSAWLDDGDELDFSPPRCLEGLRGLDFDPLTFRCSSPTPGDPAPPASPAPPAPASAFPPRATPQALSPRGPTSPASPAALDISEPLSVSVPPAVLELLGAGGTPASATPTPALSPSPGLRPHLIPLLLRGAEAQLSDTCQQEICSKLALPGPRGAQGQHGAGMDSPLLPPLSLLRPGGAPPPPPKNPARLMALALAERAQQVAQRQSQQEQGSTPSAPQSPFRRSLSLEVGGEPPGTSGSGPPPHPLAHPGGWAPGPPPSLPRQQSDGSLVRSQRPTGTSRRAPRGPAQVPTPGFFSAPRECLPPFLGVPKPGLYPLGSPSFQPSSPAPVWRSXLVPPAPLDRGENLYYEIEAGEGSPYSGPTRSWSPLRSMPPDRLNASYGMLGQSPPLHRSPDFLLSYPPPSCFPHDHLGYSAPQHSARRPTRPEPLYVNLALGPRGPSPASSSSSSPPAHPRSRSDPGPPAPRLPQKQRAPWGHHTPHRVPGPWGPPDPLPYRAAPPAYGRGGEHHRGSLYRNGGQGREGAGPPPLYPTPSWSFHPESQTQSYC, from the exons ATGGTG GCTCGCAGCACTGACAGCCTGGATGGCCCAGGGGAGGGCTCGGTGCAGCCCCTGCCCCCTACTGGGGGACCCAGTGTGAAGGGGAAGCCTGGGAAGAG GCTCTCGGCTCCTCGAGGTCCCTTTCCCCGGCTGGCAGACTGTGCCCATTTCCACTACGAGAATGTTGACTTCGGCCACATTCAG CTCCTGCTGTCTCCAGAGCGTGACGGTCCGAACGTCTCTGGAGAGAATGAACTGGTGTTTGGGGTGCAGGTGACCTGTCAG GGCCGTTCCTGGCCAGTTCTCCGCAGTTACGATGACTTCCGTTCCTTGGATGCCCACCTCCACCGATGCATATTTGACCGGAGGTTTTCCTGcctcccagagcttcctccacCCCCAGAGGGCGCCAGGGCTGCCCAG ATGCTGGTGCCACTGCTGCTGCAGTACCTGGAAACCCTGTCAGGGCTGGTGGACAGTAACCTCAACTGTGGGCCGGTGCTTACCTGGATGGAG CTGGACAACCACGGCCGGCGACTGCTCCTCAGTGAGGAGGCCTCACTCAATATCCCCGCAGTGGCCGCTGCCCATGTGGTAAAGCGGTACACGGCCCAGGCACCTGACGAGCTGTCCTTCGAG GTGGGGGACATTGTCTCCGTGATCGACATGCCGCCCACGGAGGATCGGAGCTGGTGGCGGGGCAAGCGGGGCTTCCAG GTCGGTTTCTTCCCCAGTGAGTGTGTGGAACTATTCACGGAGCGGCCGGGTCCAGGACTAAAGGGGG ATGCCGACGGTCCCCCGTGTGGTGTCCTGGCTTCCCAGGGTGCTTCCTCTCTGACCTCAG CGGTGCCCCGGCCGCGGGGGAAGCTGGCTGGCCTCCTCCGCACCTTCATGCGCTCCCGCCCTTCCCGGCAGCGTCTGCGGCAGCGGGGCATTCTGCGGCAGAGGGTATTTGGCTGTGACCTGGGAGAACACCTCAGCAACTCAGGCCAGGACG TGCCCCAGGTGCTGCGCTGCTGTTCTGAGTTTATTGAGGCCCACGGGGTGGTGGATGGAATCTATCGACTCTCGGGTGTGTCATCCAACATCCAGAGGCTACG GCATGAGTTCGACAGTGAGAGGATCCCTGAACTGTCTGGCCCTGCCTTCCTGCAGGACATCCACAGCGTGTCCTCCCTCTGCAAGCTCTACTTCCGAGAGCTGCCCAACCCCTTACTCACTTACCAGCTCTACGGGAAGTTCAGT GAGGCCATGTCGGTGCCAGGCGAGGAGGAGCGCCTGGTGAGGGTTCACGATGTCATCCAGCAGTTGCCCCCGCCGCACTACCG GACCCTGGAGTACCTTCTGAGGCACTTGGCCCGCATGGCGAGGCACAGTGCCAACACCAGCATGCACGCCCGCAACCTGGCCATCGTTTGGGCACCTAACCTGCTACG GTCCATGGAGCTGGAGTCAGTGGGGCTAGGGGGTGCAGCAGCCTTCCGGGAGGTGCGGGTACAGTCGGTGGTGGTGGAATTCCTGCTCACCCATGTGGACGTCCTGTTCAGCGACACCTTCACATCTGCTGGCCTTGACCCTGCAG GCCGCTGCCTCCTTCCCAGGCCCAAGTCCCTTGCGGGCAGCGGCCCCTCCACTCGCCTGCTAACACTAGAGGAAGCCCAGGCTCGGACCCAGGGTCGGCTGGGGACACCCACCGAGCCCACAACTTCCAAGGCCCCAACTTCACCTGTGGAAAG gaggaaaggggagagaggcGAGAAACAGCGGAAGCCTGGAGGTAGCAGCTGGAAGACCTTCTTTGCACTGGGCCGAGGCCCCAGCATCCCCCGAAAGAAGCCTCTGCCCTGGCTAGGGGGCACCCGGGCCCGACCGCAGCCTTCAG GCTGCCGACCTGACACTGTCACACTGAGGTCTGCCAAGAGTGAGGAGTCTCTGTCATCGCAGGCCAGTGGGGCTG GCCTCCAGCGTCTGCACAGGCTACGGCGACCCCACTCCAGCAGTGACGCTTTTCCCGTGGGCCCCGCACCCGCTGGCTCCTGCGAGAGCCTGTCATCATCCGAGTCCACCGAGTCCTCCTCCGAgtcatcctcctcctcttcctctgagtCCTCCGCAGCTGGGCTGGGAGTACTCTCTGGCTCCCCTTCACACCGAACCTCGGCCTGGCTAGACGACGGTGACGAGCTGGACTTTAGCCCACCCCGCTGCCTGGAGGGGCTCCGGGGGCTTGACTTTGATCCCCTTACTTTTCGATGCAGCAGCCCCACCCCTGGGGACCCGGCACCTCCCGCCAGCCCggcccccccagcccccgcctcTGCCTTTCCACCCAGGGCAACCCCTCAGGCCCTCTCGCCCCGGGGCCCCACCAGCCCTGCCTCACCCGCTGCCCTGGACATCTCGGAGCCCCTGTCTGTGTCAGTGCCACCTGCTGTCCTGGAGCTGCTGGGGGCTGGAGGAACACCCGCCTCAGCCACCCCAACACCAGCCCTCAGCCCCAGCCCGGGCCTGCGCCCCCACCTCATCCCCTTGCTGCTTCGTGGAGCTGAGGCCCAGCTGAGTGACACCTGCCAACAAGAGATCTGCAGCAAGTTGGCATTGCCTGGTCCCCGGGGAGCCCAAGGCCAGCATG GTGCTGGTATGGATTCACCGCTGCTGCCCCCCCTGTCCCTTCTGCGCCCGGGGGgggccccacccccgcctcccaaAAATCCAGCACGCCTCatggccctggccctggctgaGCGGGCTCAGCAGGTGGCCCAGAGACAGAGCCAGCAGGAGCAGGGGAGCACCCCTTCTGCTCCTCAGTCCCCTTTCCGCCGTTCACTGTCCCTGGAGGTGGGCGGTGAGCCTCCAGGGACCTCAGGGAGTgggccacccccccaccccctagcCCACCCAGGTGGCTGGGCTCCAGGACCCCCACCCTCCTTACCAAGGCAACAAAGTGATGGGAGCCTGGTGAGGAGCCAGCGGCCCACAGGGACCTCAAGGAGGGCACCCCGAGGCCCTGCCCAG GTTCCCACCCCTGGCTTCTTCTCAGCCCCCCGGGAGTGCCTGCCACCCTTCCTCGGGGTCCCCAAACCAGGCTTGTACCCCCTCGGCTCCCCATCCTTCCAGCCCAGCTCCCCGGCCCCAGTCTGGAGGA CCCTGGTTCCCCCTGCACCACTGGACAGAGGAGAGAACCTGTACTATGAGATCGAGGCGGGTGAGGGGTCCCCCTACTCTGGCCCCACTCGCTCCTGGAGTCCCTTGCGCTCCATGCCCCCAGACAGGCTGAATGCCTCATACGGCATGCTTGGCCAATCCCCACCACTCCATAGGTCCCCCGACTTCCTGCTCAGTTACCCACCACCCTCCTGTTTTCCCCATGACCACCTTGGCTACTCAGCCCCCCAGCACTCGGCCCGGCGCCCCACCCGACCTGAACCCCTCTATGTCAACCTAGCCCTGGGGCCCAGGGGCCCCTCACCCGCTTCTTCcagctcctcctctcctcctgcccaccctcGCAGTCGCTCTGATCCTggccccccagccccccgccTCCCCCAAAAGCAGCGGGCCCCCTGGGGCCACCACACCCCTCACAGGGTGCCTGGGCCCTGGGGCCCTCCAGACCCTCTCCCCTACAGGGCAGCCCCACCAGCCTACGGGAGGGGGGGCGAGCACCACCGAGGGTCCCTGTACAGGAATGGGGGGCaagggagggaaggggctggTCCCCCACCCCTCTACCCTACTCCCAGCTGGTCCTTCCACCCTGAGAGCCAGACCCAAAGCTACTGCTGA